Below is a window of Clavibacter michiganensis subsp. tessellarius DNA.
GCGACAACGCCGCCGCCGCGCTCGGCCTCGGCGCGGTGCCCGGCGACGTGGTCGTCTCCATCGGCACGTCCGGCACGGTGTTCGCCGTCACGGCGGATCCCATCACGGACGCGTCCGGCACGGTCGCCGGCTTCGCGGACGCCACGGGCAACTTCCTCCCGCTCATCGCGACCCTCAACGCCGCCCGTGTACTCGACGGCGGCGCGCGCCTCCTCGGCGTCGACCACGCGCGGCTGTCCGAGCTCGCGCTCGAGGCCCCCGCCGGATCCGACGGCCTCGTGCTCCTGCCCTACTTCGAGGGCGAGCGCACCCCGAACCTGCCCGACGCGACCGCGTCGCTGCACGGCATGACCCTCCGCAACTCGACGCCCGCGACCATGGCCCGCGCCCACGTCGAGGGCATGCTGTGCGGCCTGGCCGACGGCCTCGACGCGATCACGCGCCAGGGCGTCGAGGTCGAGCGCGTGCTCCTCATCGGCGGCGGCGCGAAGAGCCGCGCCGTGCGCGAGATCGCCCCGACCGTCTTCGGCGTCCCCATCCACGTGCCGGACGCGGGCGAGTTCGTCGCCGACGGCGCCGCGAAGCAGGCCGCGTGGATCCTCACGGGCTCGCTGCCCGAATGGCCCCTCGCGGGCGACGAGGTCTTCGACGCGCCGGGCGTGCCCGCGGTGCGCCAGGCGTACGCGGCGGCGAAGGCGGAGCTGGGGTACTGACGCCGGTCGCGCGCTAGCGGCGCGACCTGTGGACGGCCCGTGCGGGATCGGGTCCTGATCAGCATCCTGTGCGGGTGCAGACGCGGACGCCCCTTGACATCATCTCCGGACGGGTGCGGGAGCGCCTCCGCGACGACGGCGCGGTCGCCGAGGCGGCGGGCACCGCGGTGGTCGTGCGCGAGGAGGTCCGGCGGTTCGCGGAGCAGGCGCTCGGGTCCGACGCGCGGCTCCTCGACGACGAGGCGGCGACCGAGCGCGAGGTGCTCGCCCGCATCACCGGCTTCGGCGCGCTGCAGCCCCTCCTCGACGACGACACGATCGAGGAGATCTGGATCAACGCCCCCACGCGCGTGTTCGTGGCACGCACCGGCGTCCCCGAGCTGACGTCGCTCGTCCTCTCCGACGCCGAGGTGCGCGACCTCGTCGAGCGGATGCTGCAGTCCTCGGGCCGTCGGGTGGACCTGTCGACGCCGTTCGTCGACGCGTCGCTGCCCGACGGCTCCCGGCTGCACGTCGTCATCCCCGACGTCACGCGCCGCCACTGGGCCGTCAACATCCGCAAGTTCTCCCGGCGCATCCGCGACCTCGACCACCTCGTGGCCCTCGGCAGCCTCCCACTGCAGGCGGCGGAGTTCCTCCGGATGAGCGTGCGGGCCGGCCTCTCCATCGTCGTGAGCGGGGCGACGCACACCGGCAAGACCACCATGATCGACGCGCTGCTGTCCGCCGCCCGCGCGTCCGACCGCATCGTCACGGTCGAGGAGACGTTCGAGCTGGATCCCGCCGGCCGCGACGTCGTGGCGATGCAGTGCCGGCAGCCGAGCCTCGAGGGCTCCGGCGAGATCACGCTCCGGCGCCTCATCAAGGAGGCGCTGCGGATGCGGCCCGACCGGCTCGTCGTGGGGGAGGTGCGCGAGGCCGAGTGCCTCGACCTCCTCATCGCGCTCAACTCCGGCGTGCCGGGCATGTGCTCCATCCACGCCAACAGCGCCCGCGAGGCCCTCGTGAAGATGTGCACGCTGCCGCTGCTCGCCGGCCGCAACATCGACTCGGCGTTCGTGGTGCCCACGGTCGCGAGCTCCGTCGACCTCGTCGTCCACCTCGAGGTGCGGCCCTCGGGCGCGCGGCGGGTGGTCGAGATCCTGGCGCCCGGCGGCCGTCATTCCGGGATGGTGATCGAGGCCAGCTCGGTCTTCGCGCTGGAGGACGGCGTGCTCACCGCCACGGGCGGCCAGCCCGCCCACCTCGCCAAGTACCACGCCGCGGGGCTCGACCCGCTCCGCGTGCTGGTGGCGGCGCCGTGAGGGTCGCGCTCGGCCTCGCCCTCGGGGCCGGCCTCCTCCTCATGCTCGCGCCACGCCTGTGGCCGTCGCGGCCGGAGGCGCCGGGCGGGCGTCGCGGGGCGGCGGACGCGGTGCACGACCGCCTCACGCACGCCGGCCTCGCCAAGGTCTCCGTCAGCTCCTTCCTCGCCATCTCGGTGCTCGTCGGCCTCGCGGCCGGGGTGCTGGTCGAGGCGCTGCTCCGGATCGACGGCGCGGCGGTCGCGGCGGGGGTCGCGGGCACGGCCCTCCCGTGGATCGCGGTCGGCGCGCGGTCCGCCTCCCGGCGCCGCGCGTACCGTGCCGTCTGGCCCGACGTCGTCGACCACCTCGTGAGCGCGGTGCGCGCCGGGATGGGCCTGCCGGACGCGGTCGCCTCCCTCGCGGAGGCCGGGCCGGCCGTGCTCCGACCGGCCTTCCGCGCGTTCGCCGCGGACAACCGCACCACGGGCAGCTTCGGCGTCGCCCTCGACGAGCTCAAGGCGCGCCTCGCGGATCCCACGGCCGACCGCATCCTCGAGACCCTCCGCATGGCCAGGGAGGTCGGCGGCACCGAGCTGCCCGACGTGCTCCGCGGCCTCGCCCGCTTCCTGCGGGAGGAGGCCGCCATCCGCAGCGAGGCGGAGGCGCGGCAGTCGTGGGTCGTCAACGCGGCGAAGCTCGGCGTGGCCGCGCCGTGGATCATCCTGGCGCTCCTCTCCACCCGCTCGGAGGCGGCCGCGGCGTACGACACCCCCACGGGGACGGTCGTCATCGTGGTCGGCCTCGCCGTCTCCGCCGTGGCCTACCGGGTGATGCTCGCCCTCGGCCGCCTCCCCGAGGACCGGAGGTGGTTCGCGTGACGGGCGTCGAGTCGTGGGGCGCGGTGCTCGGGCTCGTCGCTGGCCTCGGCCTGTGGAGCATGCTCGGCGCGGTGCCGCGGCTGCGGCGGGCGCGACTGCTCGACCGCGTCGCGCCGCACGTGCTGGACGTCTCGGACGGGGCGCGGCGGCACCTCGCGCTCACCACCGTGCATCCGCTCCCGGTGCTCGGCACGCTCGGCGCGCCGGCGGTCGTGCCGCTGCGGCGGGGGCTGTCGCGCGTGCTCGGCGGCACCGAGCGCATCGAGCGGCTGCTGTCGCAGTCCGGATCGGCGGACGACGTGGAGCGTCACCGCTCCCGGCAGCTGGTCGGCCTGGTCCTGGGCGCCGCCGTCGGCGCGCTGACCGCGGCGGTCGTCGGCGGGGCGGCGCTGCTCGCGGGGACCCTGCCGCAGGCCCAGCTGGTCGTCGTCCCGATCGTGGGCGGCATCACGGGGCTCGTCCTCTGCGACACCGCGCTCGAGCGGCGGGCGAAGCGTCGCCTCATCCGCATCTCGGCCGAGCTGCCGACCGTCCTGGAGTTCCTGGCGCTCAGCCTCGCCGCGGGCGAGGGCCTGCTCGACGCGCTCCGCCGCGTGGCGCGCGTCGGATCCGGCGAGCTGGCCGCGGAGCTCGGGCGCGTGGTCGGCGACGTGGGGACGGGCATCCCGGTCGCCCGGGCCTTCGACGACCTCGCGCGCCGACTCGCCCTCCCCGCGGTGTCGCGCCTGGTCGACCAGCTGGCCGGCTCGCTCGAGCGGGGCACGCCGCTCGCGGAGGTGCTCCGCGCCCAGGCGCAGGACGCGCGCGAGGTCGCCAAGCGCGAGCTCCTCGAGAGCGCCGGTCGCAAGGAGGTGGGGATGCTCGTGCCCCTGGTGTTCCTGATCCTCCCGCTCACCATCGTCTTCGCCCTCTTCCCGGGCGTCTTCGTGCTGCAGCTCGGGCTGTAGCGCACCACCACCCCCACCGATCGAGAGGCATGACATGACCCGTCCCCACGCAGGCAGCGACACGACGACGCGCGTCGGCGACCTGGCCGACGACCGCGGCGACGTGCCGGGCTGGGTGCTCATCACCCTGATGACCGCCGGGCTCGTCGTCCTCCTGTGGAGCGTCGCCGGGCCGCTGCTGCAGAACGTCTTCACCCAGGCCATCGACCGGGTCACGTCCTTCTGATGCGCGACGACCGCGGCTCGGCCCCGGCCGAGTTCGTCATGGTCGGCGCGCTCCTGGTCGTGCTCGCCCTGTCGGTCGTGCAGCTCGCCCTCGCGCTGCACGTGCGCACGACCGTGCTCGACGCCGCCGCCGAGGGGGCGCGGGTCGCGGCGCTCGCCGGCTCGACGCGGGCGCAGGGGGTGGAACGGACGCACGACCTCATCGCCGCGGCCGTCGGCGAGCGGTACGCGGGGGACGTGACCGCGGCGACCGGCACCGTGCTCGGCCACCCGGTGGTCAGCGTCACCGTGCGCACCACGCTCCCGCTGCTCGGCCTCCTCGGCGTCGACCGCGGGCTGGAGGTGACCGGGCATGCGGCCGTGGAGCGCCTGGGCTGACGACCGCGGGTCGGCCGCGCTGGAGTTCATCACCGCCGGGGTGCTGCTGCTCGTGCCGCTCGTCTACCTCGTGCTCGCCCTGTCGGCGATCCAGGGCGCGGCGCTCGCGACGGAGGGAGCGGCGCGGCAGGCGGCGCGCGTGTACGTGCGGGCCGACGACGACGCGGCGGGGCGCCGGGAGGCTGAGGCAGCGGTCGACGTGGCGCTCGCCGACCAGGGCGTCCCTCCCACGGGCATCGCCCTCGACATCACGTGCACGCCGGATCCGCGCTCATGCCACGTCCCGCGCTCCCTGGTGCACGTGTCCGTGCGCGTGTCAGCCGACCTGCCGCTCGCACCGCCGGTCGTGGGACCGGACGCGCCGGGGGCCGTGGTCGTCGCCGGAGCGGCGGACGAGCGCGTGTCGGTCTTCACCCGGAGCGCGCCGTGAACCGCCGGGTCCACGACCGCTGGGCCCGCCACCGCCGGGTCGCGAGGATCACGCCTGCGCACGCAGCCGCGAGCGCGACCGGCGACGACGAGGGCTCCATCCTGCTGCTCGTGATCGCGGCGTGCGCCCTCGGTCTCGCCGTGATCCTCATGGTCTCCGCCGCATCGTCCCTGTACCTCGAGCGCGTGCGGCTCTCCGACCTCGCGGACGCCGCCGCGCTCGCCGGAGCCGAGTCCTTCGACGTCGACGGGCCCGTCGACCCGGCGGCCCTCGACGCGCCGGCCGGCGGGGTGCCGCATCCGGTGCTGACGGACGCCGGGGTGGCCGACACGGTGACGCGCTTCCTCGCCGAGGAGCCGACGACCGGCCTGCACGACCTGCGCGTCGACGGCGCCACCACGCCCGACGGCCGCAGCGCCCGCGTCACCCTGTCGAGCACGTGGATCCCGCCCGTCGCCTCCCTGCTCGTGCCGGACGGGGTCCGCATCGACGTGACGAGCACGGCCCGCGGCGTCCTGGTCGGGCCGGGCGCGGCGACGCCGGGACCGGTGGGAGGCGGCTGAGCCGCCTCCCACTCACGCGTCGGGTCAGCGGCTCGCGGTGCTCCCGACGACGTCGCGGTGCCGACGCGACCGGTCGCCGTCAGCGCGCGGGCCGCGGCTTCCGCGGGACGTACCGCGGCACGTACCGCACGAGGATCCCGGCGCCGATGAGGCCGAGCACCCCCATCACGCCGCTGGCGACGGCGAGCGACGCGGCGGAGGTGAGCGCGGCGATGAGGAGCGGGGACGCGGCGCTGCCGGCGTCGCCCGTGAAGCGCCAGGCGCCGAGGAAGGGAGCGGGGTCCTCGCGCGGGGCGAGGTCGGCGCCGAGGGTCATGAGGATCCCCGATCCCACGCCGTTCGCGACCGACATGAACATGGCCACGCCGATGAACCACTGCACGCTCGTCGGCAGGTCGGGCGTGAGCGCGAGCACGAGGTAGCCGATCCCGAGCCCGACCATCGACGGCACGGCGCTCCAGAGGCGGCCGAAGCGGTCCATGATCTGGCCGCTCGCGTAGAAGAGCGCGAAGTCCACGCCACCGGCGATGCCGATGATGAGCGCCGTGTTCGCGTCCGAGATGCCGATGCTCACGGCCCACAGGGGGAGGAGCACGCCGCGGCCCGCGCGCATCGCGCCGATGAGGGCCGCGCCGGATCCGAGCTTCACCAGCACGCCCTTGAAGCGCCAGAGGGTGCGCGCGAGGCCGGCCGACTCGCGGGCCGGGGGAGCGGTGCCCGCGGCGGCCGCGACCGACTCGTCGTCCTGCGGCTCGCCGGCCGTCGCGGGCGCGGCGCTCTGCAGGTCGGCCGCGCGGTTGCGCCGCACGACGTCCATCGGGTCGGGCAGGACGAGCAGCGTCACGGCGGCGGCGAGGCACGCGACGATGTGGATGACGAACGCGGACTGCGACGCCCCGGTCAGGTGGATCACGCCGGCCGCGAGGAACGGCCCGACGAAGTACCCGGCGCGGAACGTGCCGCCGAGCGTCGACAGGGCCCGGGCGCGGAACGCCTGCGGCACGAAGCTCGTCATGAACGCGTGCCGGGCGAGCGCGAACACGGCCGTCGAGACGCCGATGAGGAAGACGCCCACGCCCAGCACGAGCGGGTTCGGCGCGAGGAGGCACAGCACCAGGCCGCCGATGGAGACGAAGGCCGCGCCGATCATCGCGGTCCGCTCGCCGATGCGGCTCACCACGGATCCGCTCGGGATGTCGCCCACGAGCTCGCCGAGCATGATCATGCCGCCGATGAACGCGGCTATCGCGAGCGAGGCGCCGAGGCTGCCCGCGACGATCGGGATGATGGGGATGATCGCCCCCTCGCCGATGGAGAAGAGGAGCGCGGGGAGCAGCGCCGGGAGCGCCACCGCGCGGAGGGAGAAGGGGGTCTCGGGGCTGGACATCGCCCCCGAGCCTACGCGCGGGCGGCCGGGGTCCCGGCCGGGCCTGCCGGTAGGCTGGGCGGCACCATGATCGACCAGGACTTCTCTTCGCGGATCACAGAATTGCGCGACACCTACTCCAACATCCGCTCGGTCGTCGGCGTCGAGCGCCTGCAGCAGGAGGTCGAGGAGCTGAGCGCCCAGGCGGGCGAGCCCGACCTCTGGGACGACACGGAGAAGGCCCAGAAGGTCACGAGCGACCTGAGCCACCGGCAGTCCGAGCTCGCCCGGATCGACGAGCTGCAGCGCCGCCTCGACGACCTCGACGTGCTCGTCGAGATGGCCAAGGACGACGAGGAGTCCGCCGAGGAGGCGGTCGTCGAGCTCGACGGCATCACCAAGATCATGGACGAGCTCGAGGTGCAGACGCTCCTCAACGGCGAGTTCGACCCGCGCCCCGCCGTCGTCACCATCCGCGCGGGCGCCGGCGGCGTCGACGCCGCCGACTTCGCCGAGATGCTCATGCGCATGTACCTGCGCTGGGCCGAGCAGCACGACTACTCCGCCACCGTGCTCGACACCTCCTACGCGGAGGAGGCGGGCATCAAGTCGGCGACCTTCGAGATCGACGCGCCCTACGCCTTCGGCACGCTCTCGGTCGAGGCCGGCACGCACCGCCTCGTGCGGATGAGCCCCTTCAACTCCGCGGGCAAGCGCCAGACGTCGTTCGCCGCCGTCGAGGTCGTGCCGCTCATCGAGCAGACCGAGTCGATCGAGATCCCCGAGAACGACATGCGGGTCGACGTGTTCCGCTCCTCCGGCCCCGGCGGCCAGTCCGTCAACACGACGGACTCGGCGGTGCGCATCACCCACCTGCCCACCGGGATCGTCGTCACCTGCCAGAACGAGAAGAGCCAGATCCAGAACCGCGCCGCCGCCCTCCGGGTGCTGCAGTCGCGCCTGCTCCTCGTGCAGCGCGAGCAGGAGGCGGCCACCAAGAAGGAGCTCGCCGGCAACATCACGGCGAGCTGGGGCGACCAGATGCGCAGCTACGTGCTCGCGCCGTACCAGATGGTCAAGGACCTCCGCACGGAGCACGAGGTGAACAACCCGTCGAACGTGTTCGACGGCGACCTCGACGGCTTCATCTCCGCGGGCATCCGCTGGCGCAAGTCGCCCGACCGCGCCTGAGAGAGTCCGGGGGACCGCCCGCCGCGGTGAGTCGATGCGGCGTTCGGAGGGTCTGGTGCCTAGGGTCGTACCGACATGATCAGGTTCGACCACGTATCCAAGGTGTATCCCGGCAACCCCCGACCGGCGCTGAGCTCCGTCGACCTCGAGATCCTCCGGGGGGAGTTCGTCTTCCTCGTCGGCGCGTCCGGGTCCGGCAAGTCCAGCTTCCTGCGTCTCGTGCTCAAGGAGGACCGGCCCACGCAAGGGACGATCCACGTCCTGGGCCAGCAGCTGAACCAGCTGTCGAGCCGCAAGGTCCCCTACTACCGGCGGAGCCTGGGGGTGGTGTTCCAGGACTTCCGCCTGCTGCCGAACAAGTCCGTGTTCGACAACGTGGCCTTCACCCTCCAGGTGATCGGCAAGTCCCGCGGCTTCATCCAGGAGGCCGTCCCCGACGTCCTCAACATGGTGGGCCTCAAGGGCAAGGAGCAGCGGCTCCCGCACGAGCTCTCCGGCGGCGAGCAGCAGCGCGTCGCGATCGCGCGCGCCGTGGTCAACAAGCCCGCCGTGCTCCTCGCGGACGAGCCCACCGGCAACCTGGACCCGCTGACGAGCGCGGGCATCATGCAGGTGCTCGAGCGGATCAACGCCAACGGCACGACGGTCATCATGGCCACGCACGACTCCGGCATCGTCGACCAGATGCAGAAGCGCGTCATCGAGCTCATCGGCGGCGAGGTCGTCCGCGACGAGCTCGGCGGCCAGTACCAGACCTCTGCGATCGACCTGCCGCGCACGGCCGAGAACGCGGTCGGCGTGAACCCCGAGCACCCGCCCGTCGCGGCGCCCACGCCCGTGTTCGTGCCGGCGGCGCCGCTTCCCGCACCCGTGCGCCCGACCGCGCCCGCCGCTCCCGCCACCGCGGCGGAGCGGCGCGAGCAGGCGCGTCGCGACAAGCAGCGCCGCGCCGACGAGAAGGCGCGCGCCAAGGAGGAGGCGACCCGCGAGGCCGCGGCCGCCAAGGCCGCGCGCAAGGCGCCGAAGGAGAAGGCGCCCGCTGCGGCGCCCGCCGCCGCCGCGCCCGCGGTCGCCCCGGCGCCCGCCGCGGCACCGGTCCCCGAGGCCGCAGGGGAGGCCCCCGCGACGACGGAGCCCGCCGCGCCCCTCGTCCCCGCCGCGTCGCCCGTCCGCGAGTCGACGACGCCCCGTCCCGACCGCGACGCCGCACGGACGTCCACGTCCACGTCCACGCCCTCGGCCTTCGCGGAGGCGGCCCGCGTGGATCCGCTGCCCGCGCCCGCCGCGGAGCCCGCGCCCGCCGCGGCGCCGTCGTCCTCCGGGTCCCGTCCCGGCGACGGCGAGCCCGCCTCGCGTCCGGCCGACGCCACCCCCGCGGCGGACGACCGTCGCGAGTCCGCGCCGCGGGAGACCGCGCGTCCCGACGCCGGGACCGCGCGCCGACCCGGGGAGGAGCAGGCGCCGTCCCGAGCCGTCCCCGTGGTGCGAGAACCCGCCGACGAGCCCGTGCGGGAGTCCGCTCCGGTCGACGACGCGCCGCCGTCCGCCTCGGCGCCGCGGGCGCCCAGCCGCCGCAACGGCGGGGGAGCGGCACCCGCCGCCCCCAGCACCGGATCCATCCGCCGCCTGCCGGAGGGGACGGGCGTGATCCGCCTCCCCGACCTGTCCGACGGGCAGGGCGGCACCGCGCCCGCCGACGGGCGCGACGACGCCGAGCTCGCCGAGCTCGGCCTTGCCGAGAAGCTGGGGCTCCGCGCCCGCGGCGAGTCGCCGGACGACACCGGCGCACAGGATGTGGGGCCCACACGATGAGACTCGGACTCGTCCTCTCCGAGGTCGGCCACGGCCTCCGTCGGAACGTCAGCATGGTCGTCTCGGTCGTGCTCGTCACCTTCATCTCCCTCACGTTCGTGGGCGCCGCCGTGCTGCTGCAGATGCAGATCGGCCAGATGAAGAACTACTGGTACGACCGCGCCCAGGTCGCCATCGACTTCTGCACCGACACGTCGGTGCCGAGCGAGACCTGCGTCAACGGCAAGGCCACCCAGGAGCAGATCGACGCGGTGAAGGAGCGGCTCGACAGCGAGACGCTCGCCCCGTTCATCGACAAGTACTACTTCGAGGACCAGGACACGGCGTACAAGAACTTCCAGGAGCAGTTCAAGGGCGATCCCGTCACCGAGCTGGTGCAGCCGGAGTTCCTCAACGAGGCGTTCTGGGTGAACCTCAAGGACCCGTCGAAGTCCGACATCCTCAGCGACAGCCTCTCCGGGCTCGCGGGCGTGGAGAACGTGACGGACCAACGGCAGTACCTCGACCAGATCTTCTCGATCCTCAACGCCGCCAGCCTCACCGCGGTCGGCATCGCCGGGCTCATGCTCGTGGCCGCCGCGCTCCTGATCGCCACCACCATCCGGCTGTCCGCGTTCTCGCGGAGACGGGAGCTGGGCATCATGAGGCTGGTCGGGGCGTCGAACCGCTTCATCCAGACCCCGTTCATCCTCGAGGGCGTGTTCGCGGCGCTCATCGGGAGCGTGCTCGCCAGCGCGGCGACGGTGGCGCTCGTGAAGTTCTTCGTGCAGGGGTTCCTGAGCTCGAGGCTCACGTCGATATCCCTGGTGAACATGGACGACGCGCTGCTGGTGGTGCCGATCCTGCTCGCGGTCGGCGTCGTCCTCTCGGCGGTGTCGGCGAACTTCGCGATCAGCAGGTACCTCCGGATCTGATCCTCCGGTAGACTGATGGGCTGCCCGGATCCGGGCGCATCCACCTGAACCATCGAGGAGTCCACCGTGCCCAGGGAACGTGGCGAGAAGGTGGTGGCGACCAACCGCAAGGCGCGCCACGACTACACCATCGAGTCGACCTACGAGGCGGGCCTCGTGCTCACGGGCACCGAGGTCAAGTCGCTCCGTCAGGGGCGGGCGTCGCTCGTCGACGGCTACGCGTTCGTCGACGCCGGCGAGGCGTGGCTCGACGCGGTGCACATCCCCGAGTACAACCAGGGCACCTGGAACAACCACCCGGTCAGGCGGAAGCGCAAGCTCCTCCTGCACAAGGAGCAGATCCTCAAGATCCACTCCAAGGTGAAGGAGGGCGGCTACACGGTCGTCCCCCTGCAGCTCTACTTCGTCGACGGCCGCGCCAAGGTGGAGCTCGCCGTCGCGAAGGGCAAGAAGGAGTACGACAAGCGCCAGACGCTCCGTGAGCGCCAGGACAAGCGGGAGGCGGACCGCGCCATGTCCTCGCACCGCCGGCTCGGCGAGTAGGCGCGCACCGGTCCTCCCGGTGGTGCGGCCGGCTCGCGTCGGCTATCATTGAGGGCTGGCCGGGGTTCGCTCCGGCCGACGTTTGACAACTCGACAGCGTGGAACATGCGACCCGGCTCGGGCACCGACAGGTGCACGGTCGTGCATGGGGATGATCGGTTTCGACATTGCCTGCAAAACTGCGAGAAGCGGGTCGAGGATGCAGGGTCAGCTCGTAAACGATCTCTGCAAACTACAACTGCCGAAAACAAGCAGTCGTCCTTCGCTCTCGCTGCCTAAGCGAGCGAACTAACAGGACCGTCGACCCGGGGATGCTCTCTATCCGGTAAGTCGGCGTCAGAAAAGGGAGCTCGCTGCGCGGTCGTGCCTCAGGGCCGCGCGGGACTCGAACTGAGGCTGGG
It encodes the following:
- a CDS encoding CpaF family protein is translated as MRVQTRTPLDIISGRVRERLRDDGAVAEAAGTAVVVREEVRRFAEQALGSDARLLDDEAATEREVLARITGFGALQPLLDDDTIEEIWINAPTRVFVARTGVPELTSLVLSDAEVRDLVERMLQSSGRRVDLSTPFVDASLPDGSRLHVVIPDVTRRHWAVNIRKFSRRIRDLDHLVALGSLPLQAAEFLRMSVRAGLSIVVSGATHTGKTTMIDALLSAARASDRIVTVEETFELDPAGRDVVAMQCRQPSLEGSGEITLRRLIKEALRMRPDRLVVGEVREAECLDLLIALNSGVPGMCSIHANSAREALVKMCTLPLLAGRNIDSAFVVPTVASSVDLVVHLEVRPSGARRVVEILAPGGRHSGMVIEASSVFALEDGVLTATGGQPAHLAKYHAAGLDPLRVLVAAP
- a CDS encoding type II secretion system F family protein, translated to MRVALGLALGAGLLLMLAPRLWPSRPEAPGGRRGAADAVHDRLTHAGLAKVSVSSFLAISVLVGLAAGVLVEALLRIDGAAVAAGVAGTALPWIAVGARSASRRRAYRAVWPDVVDHLVSAVRAGMGLPDAVASLAEAGPAVLRPAFRAFAADNRTTGSFGVALDELKARLADPTADRILETLRMAREVGGTELPDVLRGLARFLREEAAIRSEAEARQSWVVNAAKLGVAAPWIILALLSTRSEAAAAYDTPTGTVVIVVGLAVSAVAYRVMLALGRLPEDRRWFA
- a CDS encoding type II secretion system F family protein produces the protein MTGVESWGAVLGLVAGLGLWSMLGAVPRLRRARLLDRVAPHVLDVSDGARRHLALTTVHPLPVLGTLGAPAVVPLRRGLSRVLGGTERIERLLSQSGSADDVERHRSRQLVGLVLGAAVGALTAAVVGGAALLAGTLPQAQLVVVPIVGGITGLVLCDTALERRAKRRLIRISAELPTVLEFLALSLAAGEGLLDALRRVARVGSGELAAELGRVVGDVGTGIPVARAFDDLARRLALPAVSRLVDQLAGSLERGTPLAEVLRAQAQDAREVAKRELLESAGRKEVGMLVPLVFLILPLTIVFALFPGVFVLQLGL
- a CDS encoding TadE/TadG family type IV pilus assembly protein, with the translated sequence MRDDRGSAPAEFVMVGALLVVLALSVVQLALALHVRTTVLDAAAEGARVAALAGSTRAQGVERTHDLIAAAVGERYAGDVTAATGTVLGHPVVSVTVRTTLPLLGLLGVDRGLEVTGHAAVERLG
- a CDS encoding pilus assembly protein TadG-related protein, whose product is MNRRVHDRWARHRRVARITPAHAAASATGDDEGSILLLVIAACALGLAVILMVSAASSLYLERVRLSDLADAAALAGAESFDVDGPVDPAALDAPAGGVPHPVLTDAGVADTVTRFLAEEPTTGLHDLRVDGATTPDGRSARVTLSSTWIPPVASLLVPDGVRIDVTSTARGVLVGPGAATPGPVGGG
- a CDS encoding MFS transporter, giving the protein MSSPETPFSLRAVALPALLPALLFSIGEGAIIPIIPIVAGSLGASLAIAAFIGGMIMLGELVGDIPSGSVVSRIGERTAMIGAAFVSIGGLVLCLLAPNPLVLGVGVFLIGVSTAVFALARHAFMTSFVPQAFRARALSTLGGTFRAGYFVGPFLAAGVIHLTGASQSAFVIHIVACLAAAVTLLVLPDPMDVVRRNRAADLQSAAPATAGEPQDDESVAAAAGTAPPARESAGLARTLWRFKGVLVKLGSGAALIGAMRAGRGVLLPLWAVSIGISDANTALIIGIAGGVDFALFYASGQIMDRFGRLWSAVPSMVGLGIGYLVLALTPDLPTSVQWFIGVAMFMSVANGVGSGILMTLGADLAPREDPAPFLGAWRFTGDAGSAASPLLIAALTSAASLAVASGVMGVLGLIGAGILVRYVPRYVPRKPRPAR
- the prfB gene encoding peptide chain release factor 2; this encodes MIDQDFSSRITELRDTYSNIRSVVGVERLQQEVEELSAQAGEPDLWDDTEKAQKVTSDLSHRQSELARIDELQRRLDDLDVLVEMAKDDEESAEEAVVELDGITKIMDELEVQTLLNGEFDPRPAVVTIRAGAGGVDAADFAEMLMRMYLRWAEQHDYSATVLDTSYAEEAGIKSATFEIDAPYAFGTLSVEAGTHRLVRMSPFNSAGKRQTSFAAVEVVPLIEQTESIEIPENDMRVDVFRSSGPGGQSVNTTDSAVRITHLPTGIVVTCQNEKSQIQNRAAALRVLQSRLLLVQREQEAATKKELAGNITASWGDQMRSYVLAPYQMVKDLRTEHEVNNPSNVFDGDLDGFISAGIRWRKSPDRA
- the ftsE gene encoding cell division ATP-binding protein FtsE encodes the protein MIRFDHVSKVYPGNPRPALSSVDLEILRGEFVFLVGASGSGKSSFLRLVLKEDRPTQGTIHVLGQQLNQLSSRKVPYYRRSLGVVFQDFRLLPNKSVFDNVAFTLQVIGKSRGFIQEAVPDVLNMVGLKGKEQRLPHELSGGEQQRVAIARAVVNKPAVLLADEPTGNLDPLTSAGIMQVLERINANGTTVIMATHDSGIVDQMQKRVIELIGGEVVRDELGGQYQTSAIDLPRTAENAVGVNPEHPPVAAPTPVFVPAAPLPAPVRPTAPAAPATAAERREQARRDKQRRADEKARAKEEATREAAAAKAARKAPKEKAPAAAPAAAAPAVAPAPAAAPVPEAAGEAPATTEPAAPLVPAASPVRESTTPRPDRDAARTSTSTSTPSAFAEAARVDPLPAPAAEPAPAAAPSSSGSRPGDGEPASRPADATPAADDRRESAPRETARPDAGTARRPGEEQAPSRAVPVVREPADEPVRESAPVDDAPPSASAPRAPSRRNGGGAAPAAPSTGSIRRLPEGTGVIRLPDLSDGQGGTAPADGRDDAELAELGLAEKLGLRARGESPDDTGAQDVGPTR
- the ftsX gene encoding permease-like cell division protein FtsX produces the protein MRLGLVLSEVGHGLRRNVSMVVSVVLVTFISLTFVGAAVLLQMQIGQMKNYWYDRAQVAIDFCTDTSVPSETCVNGKATQEQIDAVKERLDSETLAPFIDKYYFEDQDTAYKNFQEQFKGDPVTELVQPEFLNEAFWVNLKDPSKSDILSDSLSGLAGVENVTDQRQYLDQIFSILNAASLTAVGIAGLMLVAAALLIATTIRLSAFSRRRELGIMRLVGASNRFIQTPFILEGVFAALIGSVLASAATVALVKFFVQGFLSSRLTSISLVNMDDALLVVPILLAVGVVLSAVSANFAISRYLRI
- the smpB gene encoding SsrA-binding protein SmpB codes for the protein MPRERGEKVVATNRKARHDYTIESTYEAGLVLTGTEVKSLRQGRASLVDGYAFVDAGEAWLDAVHIPEYNQGTWNNHPVRRKRKLLLHKEQILKIHSKVKEGGYTVVPLQLYFVDGRAKVELAVAKGKKEYDKRQTLRERQDKREADRAMSSHRRLGE